gagagcgcgccatttggagttctgtagctccagaaaatccatttcgagtgcagggaggtcagattccaacagcatcagtagtccttttgtcagcctttttcagagttttgctcaagtccctcaatttcagccagaaattacctgaaatcacagaaaaacacacaaactcatagtaaagtctagaaatgtgaatttaacataaaaactaatgaaaacatccctaaaagtagcttaaactcactaaaaactacctaaaaataatgccaaaaagcatataaattatccgctcatcagtgccaTCAGTCAAGAACAAAGGGGGCTAGTAGCAATCTCTCCACAGTCGTGGTCGTCATGGCTCCCGGTGCTGGTAGgtgaagtggagtccggagaGTCTGGGTCTTCTTCAGGTGGATGGTTTCCAATAATCAGCCTCTTGAGGTATGTAAATCGGCGCTTGTTACGGCGCTCCATGTGTTCCATCTGCCGGTCGTGTCGGTCCAACCTCTGAAGTATCTAAAGGAGTAGCTGAGTTGTTGAAGGTGCTTGTGATGTGGAAAGGGAAGGGATATCTCTGGCCGGGTCTTCAGTCCGGCTGGCGGTGATTGTTGGGGGTCTGATGTATTTTCCACTCGGAACATGTTGATCATCTCGAGGAagcatggctttggtgtctccagctctaTAGGAGGCTCTGGCTGTCGAGACCAAATCTGAAACCAAGGCGGGAAAAGGTAAGTTGCTCCCAATCTGTACGTGTCCCATGGCTTgccggatgtgtcttggtaaATTGAGAGGCTGGTCTGTAAGGATGCACCAAATGAGTACggccatgtctgcagtgaaggaggactcgtAAGTGCTCAGAAAGACAtagtgggacataatctgtgcccacacTCGAGCCTCTAAGGTAAGTACGGAAGCTAATATGCTCTTAGGCCGGGATTGATAGTAACCATAGATCCAGGTGCTGCCAAGTTGTGCTATGACTCTGAGGACCACATCCCAGTCAAACTGATACATCTGGCATTTGAAAGATGCTTCTTGAtatgcgtccaatccttctaGAGCAGGGGGAAGATCTAAAACTTGCTGAATGGCCCTTTCGGAGATAGGGACTTGCTTTTGACGGACATAGACAGACTACAGATTTGGCATGTGaaaattggagtagaattcaactacccatgaAAGATTGACCTGCCGTGGCTGCTTCCGTAAGAATTCCCAATGTCTTCTGTCAATACGGGGCTCCACTAAATCCACAATGTTTGTGGGAAGGATAAGAAGATGCTCATTGTTTTAGTTCCTTACCACCagaatggggaacatctgctcacagaaGCAGTTAGTGAACCGCGTAGTGTCCCTTGCTGGAAAGGCTTTCTCGATTTCCTCAACCTTAATGATCCTCTTGACCTGCTTTGTTGAAGGCTTGACTGATGTTGAGGGCGATTCTTCCGTcaatgctctttttgttccccTCCTTGCCGATGGTTTGGTAACGGCTTTCTCTTTTCCCTTCTTAGTGGCCATCTTGAAAGAAAAGGATAAAGGTACATGTAAGTCCAAGGGTTGGAGCAAGGAAGAGGACAGTACAAGTGATAATCTTGCCAAGGTAAAGAAGGATGTCAttaacacatggtcgcgactTCATGTAATTAGGACATCAATGAAAATAtagcaagaaaaaagaagacaataaaatgcaagatgtttattggcatgctggcaaaggcatgagtagcatagatcaagcagtAATTACGAAGAATGTATTATCACTCGAAACAGACTAACAATCACGTTTTTGttgacaattataattaattaataaaataatatgagGATGTTGTGAAAAACAGGCAATAGGGTAGAAGAATGGAATATTTaagaatgcacaatgccatacgggctttttcacaaacacttagcatgcatgTTTTACATGATGGTGAAAGAATTAAAGTGGAACATGCAAGCATCCCAACAatgattaatattaattgtcaaacaacaccataatagaaaataatacaaagagaaataaagagaagaagaagaaaaagaaaatagaaagagagaaccttgaaaagatgatgaaaagagagagaTAGTGAATGATGTGAATGAGAAAGAAgtgagagaagaggaagaagaagaagatagagaagATAGATAGATAAGAAGAAGAtaggaggaagaaaaaaaattaggattgggaaagATAGAATTAGAATTAGGGAGGGAGAAAGAATGAGAACTGGCAACCGACGCGGACACGCACTGCGTGTGTCCGTGCGGATTGTGCAGAAGGGTAGGGGTGCATAGGCGCCAAGTGCACATACGCGTGGGTCAGTTTGTGCTTATAGCGCAGTACCCGCCCCAgaccagcacaactctctagtCGAACCAGGTTTTACATCGATTTCAACatcgacgcggacgcgcacttggCGCGGATGCGTCGGTCGCCAAGAGAGGAAATGGCGCGCACGCATACagtacgcatacgcgtgggttggAAGGTGCTTAAGGCACATTTCCAGCCCAGCTCCCGCACGACTCTCTGTTCAAACTCACCCAATTCACATTCACAagggacgcggacgcgcactagGCGCTGGCGCCTCGAtctcctcatttttttaatgcaaatatGCATATGTAAATGTAGACTATATGTAGAATAATGAGAAGAGTCACTAAATAAAGCTAAAAAGAGATAAGGGAACgatcttaccatggtgggttgtctcccacccagcacttttctttaacgtccttaagttggacggtccaCTAGCTCAGTCGTCCACTGTGGGTGGgtcctccaagaggaagatctccagCTCCTTACTTTTCTTCATCTGCTCACCGTGATACAGCTTAAGGCGATGTCCATTTACCTTGATGAATTTAGAGCTCGAAGGATGACTTAGGTGAAAGACTCCGTATGGCTCTGCCTTCTCTACCCTATAGGGAACCTCCCATCGTGATCTcggcttgcctggcatgagccttaGTCTGGAGTTGTAGAGGAGAACTAATTCCCCAGGTCTGAACTCTCTCCTTTTACTGTGCTTGTCATGCAtagccttcatcttctctttgtatAGCCTGGAGTTATCATACGCTTCTAGGAGAAGGTTCTCTAATTCTTGTAGCTGCAtcttcctttcagctccggTCCTCTCTAATCCCATGTTGATTTCTCTTACTACCCAAAATGTCTTGTGCTCTATCTCGACTGGGAggtgacaggcctttccataaactaagtGGAAGGGGCTCATCCCgattggtgtcttgtatgctgtctggtatgcccaaagtgcatcttgtagcctggtgctccagtccttcCTATAAGgcttgactatcttctgcaatatgcgttttatctctctgttagacacctcggcttgcccattagtctgggaATGGAAAGCTATTTCTATCTTGTGAAGGATGCCATGTTTCTTCAGTAGGCCTGTtaatctcctgttacaaaagtgagtgccttgatcactcacgattgctcgtggtgatccaaagtgaTAGATAATATGATTTCTAATAAAAgagacaacagtgttagcatcatcagtacgggcaggaattgcttccacccatttagaaacataatctacaggtAACAATGTGTATGAGAAACCGTTAGAGTTTGGaaacggacccatgaagtcaatgccccaaacataaaaaatttcacagaataGNNNNNNNNNNNNNNNNNNNNNNNNNNNNNNNNNNNNNNNNNNNNNNNNNNNNNNNNNNNNNNNNNNNNNNNNNNNNNNNNNNNNNNNNNNNNNNNNNNNNNNNNNNNNNNNNNNNNNNNNNNNNNNNNNNNNNNNNNNNNNNNNNNNNNNNNNNNNNNNNNNNNNNNNNNNNNNNNNNNNNNNNNNNNNNNNNNNNNNNNNNNNNNNNNNNNNNNNNNNNNNNNNNNNNNNNNNNNNNNNNNNNNNNNNNNNNNNNNNNNNNNNNNNNNNNNNNNNNNNNNNNNNNNNNNNNNNNNNNNNNNNNNNNNNNNNNNNNNNNNNNNNNNNNNNNNNNNNNNNNNNNNNNNNNNNNNNNNNNNNNNNNNNNNNNNNNNNNNNNNNNNNNNNNNNNNNNNNNNNNNNNNNNNNNNNNNNNNNNNNNNNNNNNNNNNNNNNNNNNNNNNNNNNNNNNNNNNNNNNNNNNNNNNNNNNNNNNNNNNNNNNNNNNNNNNNNNNNNNNNNNNNNNNNNNNNNNNNNNNNNNNNNNNNNNNNNNNNNNNNNNNNNNNNNNNNNNNNNNNNNNNNNNNNNNNNNNNNNNNNNNNNNNNNNNNNNNNNNNNNNNNNNNNNNNNNNNNNNNNNNNNNNNNNNNNNNNNNNNNNNNNNNNNNNNNNNNNNNNNNNNNNNNNNNNNNNNNNNNNNNNNNNNNNNNNNNNNNNNNNNNNNNNNNNNNNNNNNNNNNNNNNNNNNNNNNNNNNNNNNNNNNNNNNNNNNNNNNNNNNNNNNNNNNNNNNNNNNNNNNNNNNNNNNNNNNNNNNNNNNNNNNNNNNNNNNNNNNNNNNNNNNNNNNNNNNNNNNNNNNNNNNNNNNNNNNNNNNNNNNNNNNNNNNNNNNNNNNNNNNNNNNNNNNNNNNNNNNNNNNNNNNNNNNNNNNNNNNNNNNNNNNNNNNNNNNNNNNNNNNNNNNNNNNNNNNNNNNNNNNNNNNNNNNNNNNNNNNNNNNNNNNNNNNNNNNNNNNNNNNNNNNNNNNNNNNNNNNNNNNNNNNNNNNNNNNNNNNNNNNNNNNNNNNNNNNNNNNNNNNNNNNNNNNNNNNNNNNNNNNNNNNNNNNNNNNNNNNNNNNNNNNNNNNNNNNNNNNNNNNNNNNNNNNNNNNNNNNNNNNNNNNNNNNNNNNNNNNNNNNNNNNNNNNNNNNNNNNNNNNNNNNNNNNNNNNNNNNNNNNNNNNNNNNNNNNNNNNNNNNNNNNNNNNNNNNNNNNNNNNNNNNNNNNNNNNNNNNNNNNNNNNNNNNNNNNNNNNNNNNNNNNNNNNNNNNNNNNNNNNNNNNNNNNNNNNNNNNNNNNNNNNNNNNNNNNNNNNNNNNNNNNNNNNNNNNNNNNNNNNNNNNNNNNNNNNNNNNNNNNNNNNNNNNNNNNNNNNNNNNNNNNNNNNNNNNNNNNNNNNNNNNNNNNNNNNNNNNNNNNNNNNNNNNNNNNNNNNNNNNNNNNNNNNNNNNNNNNNNNNNNNNNNNNNNNNNNNNNNNNNNNNNNNNNNNNNNNNNNNNNNNNNNNNNNNNNNNNNNNNNNNNNNNNNNNNNNNNNNNNNNNNNNNNNNNNNNNNNNNNNNNNNNNNNNNNNNNNNNNNNNNNNNNNNNNNNNNNNNNNNNNNNNNNNNNNNNNNNNNNNNNNNNNNNNNNNNNNNNNNNNNNNNNNNNNNNNNNNNNNNNNNNNNNNNNNNNNNNNNNNNNNNNNNNNNNNNNNNNNNNNNNNNNNNNNNNNNNNNNNNNNNNNNNNNNNNNNNNNNNNNNNNNNNNNNNNNNNNNNNNNNNNNNNNNNNNNNNNNNNNNNNNNNNNNNNNNNNNNNNNNNNNNNNNNNNNNNNNNNNNNNNNNNNNNNNNNNNNNNNNNNNNNNNNNNNNNNNNNNNNNNNNNNNNNNNNNNNNNNNNNNNNNNNNNNNNNNNNNNNNNNNNNNNNNNNNNNNNNNNNNNNNNNNNNNNNNNNNNNNNNNNNNNNNNNNNNNNNNNNNNNNNNNNNNNNNNNNNNNNNNNNNNNNNNNNNNNNNNNNNNNNNNNNNNNNNNNNNNNNNNNNNNNNNNNNNNNNNNNNNNNNNNNNNNNNNNNNNNNNNNNNNNNNNNNNNNNNNNNNNNNNNNNNNNNNNNNNNNNNNNNNNNNNNNNNNNNNNNNNNNNNNNNNNNNNNNNNNNNNNNNNNNNNNNNNNNNNNNNNNNNNNNNNNNNNNNNNNNNNNNNNNNNNNNNNNNNNNNNNNNNNNNNNNNNNNNNNNNNNNNNNNNNNNNNNNNNNNNNNNNNNNNNNNNNNNNNNNNNNNNNNNNNNNNNNNNNNNNNNNNNNNNNNNNNNNNNNNNNNNNNNNNNNNNNNNNNNNNNNNNNNNNNNNNNNNNNNNNNNNNNNNNNNNNNNNNNNNNNNNNNNNNNNNNNNNNNNNNNNNNNNNNNNNNNNNNNNNNNNNNNNNNNNNNNNNNNNNNNNNNNNNNNNNNNNNNNNNNNNNNNNNNNNNNNNNNNNNNNNNNNNNNNNNNNNNNNNNNNNNNNNNNNNNNNNNNNNNNNNNNNNNNNNNNNNNNNNNNNNNNNNNNNNNNNNNNNNNNNNNNNNNNNNNNNNNNNNNNNNNNNNNNNNNNNNNNNNNNNNNNNNNNNNNNNNNNNNNNNNNNNNNNNNNNNNNNNNNNNNNNNNNNNNNNNNNNNNNNNNNNNNNNNNNNNNNNNNNNNNNNNNNNNNNNNNNNNNNNNNNNNNNNNNNNNNNNNNNNNNNNNNNNNNNNNNNNNNNNNNNNNNNNNNNNNNNNNNNNNNNNNNNNNNNNNNNNNNNNNNNNNNNNNNNNNNNNNNNNNNNNNNNNNNNNNNNNNNNNNNNNNNNNNNNNNNNNNNNNNNNNNNNNNNNNNNNNNNNNNNNNNNNNNNNNNNNNNNNNNNNNNNNNNNNNNNNNNNNNNNNNNNNNNNNNNNNNNNNNNNNNNNNNNNNNNNNNNNNNNNNNNNNNNNNNNNNNNNNNNNNNNNNNNNNNNNNNNNNNNNNNNNNNNNNNNNNNNNNNNNNNNNNNNNNNNNNNNNNNNNNNNNNNNNNNNNNNNNNNNNNNNNNNNNNNNNNNNNNNNNNNNNNNNNNNNNNNNNNNNNNNNNNNNNNNNNNNNNNNNNNNNNNNNNNNNNNNNNNNNNNNNNNNNNNNNNNNNNNNNNNNNNNNNNNNNNNNNNNNNNNNNNNNNNNNNNNNNNNNNNNNNNNNNNNNNNNNNNNNNNNNNNNNNNNNNNNNNNNNNNNNNNNNNNNNNNNNNNNNNNNNNNNNNNNNNNNNNNNNNNNNNNNNNNNNNNNNNNNNNNNNNNNNNNNNNNNNNNNNNNNNNNNNNNNNNNNNNNNNNNNNNNNNNNNNNNNNNNNNNNNNNNNNNNNNNNNNNNNNNNNNNNNNNNNNNNNNNNNNNNNNNNNNNNNNNNNNNNNNNNNNNNNNNNNNNNNNNNNNNNNNNNNNNNNNNNNNNNNNNNNNNNNNNNNNNNNNNNNNNNNNNNNNNNNNNNNNNNNNNNNNNNNNNNNNNNNNNNNNNNNNNNNNNNNNNNNNNNNNNNNNNNNNNNNNNNNNNNNNNNNNNNNNNNNNNNNNNNNNNNNNNNNNNNNNNNNNNNNNNNNNNNNNNNNNNNNNNNNNNNNNNNNNNNNNNNNNNNNNNNNNNNNNNNNNNNNNNNNNNNNNNNNNNNNNNNNNNNNNNNNNNNNNNNNNNNNNNNNNNNNNNNNNNNNNNNNNNNNNNNNNNNNNNNNNNNNNNNNNNNNNNNNNNNNNNNNNNNNNNNNNNNNNNNNNNNNNNNNNNNNNNNNNNNNNNNNNNNNNNNNNNNNNNNNNNNNNNNNNNNNNNNNNNNNNNNNNNNNNNNNNNNNNNNNNNNNNNNNNNNNNNNNNNNNNNNNNNNNNttggtaactcttgagttatcaaactcattgttggctgaaaattggaattcttcaagaattgattcgaaatccaataactctaacttttcccaaggaaagactgggacttgaggattcgaattaattcattcacttgacttaccttcatagttagaggttaacaaagtgggagaaaaatccaattctcatcacaattgataaggataactaggataggacttccagttctcataccttgccaagagtttattttacagtcaattatttattttacttgtcattcatcataattgttcctcattcttaaaacccccaacttacaaactcataaccaataataagaacatacctccctgcaattctttgagaagacgacccgaggtttaaatactcggttatcaattttaaggggtttgttacttgtgacaaccaaaacttttgtacgaagggatttctgttagtttagaagctatatctacaacgcgaatatttttataaatgtaaataaataaattccaaccaataaattagcacactattgcaGCTCCTCGGTAACGACGCCAAAAATTAACATGGCGGAAATTGgccgattaagaatttatagagaaaacagcgttgcaagtatagttctcaACCGActaaaatccgcttatcaatttagaaggggttgtcaccaaatttagaaataaaatactcggagtatgaatcccaagtcgtctcccaacgagttgcagagagagtgCTATTTAATGATCAGAGGTTTTCTAAgaaatttttgagtttgagaaatagagaaataaatgattgagaatttatgtaattcaaataaaagccttgaccgaGAGAAGATTAAATGGAAGTTCTATCCCTGTTGAATTTTCCCAAGTGTAATAATAAAAGGGTTGTTATcctacttagttatcccttatatAATAAGAGAAAGTCAAGTAGCTCTCAAACTAATCCTATCGCTTGCGTCCTATTCCTTTCCTAAGAAAGGATAAGAGTCGAAGACAGGAGaattagccaacaacttccaattaataTTGACACTTGAGCATTCTAACTCAAGGTTTTCCTTTTAATCagctcccaatcaagttagggactccattatcatgaatataactttcacagaattaagagaggaataaaaggaagacatgataattaataactaaaaatctattaaaagtaaaaatggtttttgtattaataaattccaaaattatGAACATACTTATCTAAACAGAGTCAATGGGCAATTAAAGAGTAAAGGAATAGAGAAGCAAACTAGAATGATGAAACTCCAACGGAGGTAATGaatcttctcaatatccaaagcaaagcattaaaactctaaaactatgaacatgaagaaaacctagaggaaggAGTAGTATTCTCTCTAGATtccaaactaaactaaaactatgcaGAATGAGAATGTCTATTGAGTCTCTGCTATTTTCTtgctctagtctgtgtttctaggccgaaaactgggtctaAAACTGGCCTGAAATCGCCCCTAGcgatttttgtgatttttgcaaGTCTCGCATATCACGTGTGCACGCCAGATGCGCACGTGTGTCGATTGTGCTTTTTGCTTTTCGCACGTCTGTGCCAGGTGCGCGTGCACGTCAATATGTGAATGCGCTAATGTGCACGCGCGCACCGCTCCTCGCTGGTCAACTTCTTTGTTTCCTtgcgttccttccatttttgcaagcttcctttccatcctctaagtcattcctgccctataaagcctgaaaacacttaacacacagatcacagcatcgaagggtataaaggggaattaaaaatatataatttaaatgtctaggaagcaagttttcaaccatagaataaaattgggaaggaattgtaaaattatgcaaatcatatgaataagtgagtaaagagttgataaaaaccactcaaattagcacaagataaaccatgaaatagtggtttatcaatgtgcttagataattctgcaggtggttcactgcacaagaagaagacaccataggagactattgagctgatTGAACTGGTTGCTagtaaccaatatttatactcatctaacaggaattctgtgaactctgaggcttctcagaagaagggtgtcatggaagtagaagctcttaatgctattcttgctcagaacaagcttatgtctcagcaaataagtctacttactcaacacctgggtggcatgcaagtctcagctaacacccaaaatccacctcaaGAGGACTCCAATGACATGGCAGgaaatttagtgcaaaataataattatgattatgctcaatcctcttctgaacaggtcaattacatAGTGAGTGGTtctagaaatcccaataatgacCCCTATTCTCAGACATACAATcaaggatggagaaatcacccaaattttgggtggagagaccaacctcagagacctcataatttcaacaataattctcagggcggCTTCCAACAGAACAATTACAATAACCGTCAATTTCAGTCTCAGCAGTAACAACAGCCCCAGCAGGCTAACTCTAAATCCTAAgaagattctaattgggagatgatgaggagttttatgcaggaaaccagagccttcattagaaacttggaagtgcaaatgggccagctgagcaagcaaatacctgagaggtctgcaagtacattaccaggtgatacagtggtgaacccaagagaagattgcaaggttaATCAGTTGAGAAGTGTtaaagtagctggctctgagacTAAGGCCAATAAAGAATTAGTTGGaaaagaagctccagaggagaagaaggaagaagtagagcacACCCCTCCTAAGCGTGCAGACAACCCATTCCCTGATTCTCTTGACACTTACCCCACCTTAccaaaggctcctgaatacaagccaagaaatgccatatcctcagaggctttagaaggcttccaaagaaaagcagttctctaaatttttagatgtcttcaagaagctgcagatcaacattccttttgcagaggctcttgaacaaatgcctctctatgctaaaTTTAAGAAAGAATTGTTGACCCACAAAAGGAATtggaaggaacaagaaacaGTGGTGTTAACCAAGGAATACAGTGTCATTATTCAACATAACCTTCCTAATAAGATGCCAGACCCAGAGAGCTTTGTCATTCTTTGCACCATTGGAGATATCACCATTCAGAGAgctttatgtgaccttggagctagcatcaatctaatgccactttcagtgatgaaaaagcttcaaattgaggaggtaaaaTCCACCGTATTTCTCTTTAACTTACTGATCTTTCTGTTAAATTACCTGTGGGTgttgttgaggatttacttgttaaagtaggaccatttatttttcctgttgattttgttatattagacatggaagaggaggtaaaatcctctattatacttggtagaccctttttagctacaggtagagctctgattgatgtgcaAAAGGGTGAATTAACCCTAAAGGTCAATGAAGAATAGGCAGTCCTAAATATTTTTGAGGCTCTCAAACACCCTAATGATTCTGAAGGGTGCATGAAAATATATGTTATTGAaccacttgttcaagaggtaTTGAAAGCTGAGGAGCTTGATGACATTATGGATCTTGTTTCTAAGTATGAATTAGTTGAAGTTGATGATTCACCACCCCAGAAGGCTATGGTTTACACGCCTAAAGCAGAGGAGGAAGCCCCCAAGCTTGAGCTCAAACCTTTACCTCATTCTCTGAAATATGTGTTCTTGGGTGAAAATGATTTATATCCAGTGATTATTAGCTCTTCCTTGAagcctgaagaggaagaggcgcTTGTTTCAGTGCTCAAGAGCCATAAAACAGCTCTTTGGTGGACCATTAGTGACCTGAAGGGGATTAGTCCAAccaagtgtatgcacaagatccttcttgaagatgatgctaaaccagttgtacaaccacaaaggagactcaatccaaccatgaaagaggtggtccaaaaagaggtaatAAAATTATGGGAAGCAAGTATTATTTACCCTATTTCTGATAGTCCTTGGGTAAGTCTTGTGcaggtagttcccaagaaaggagggatgacagtgatccagaatgaaaagaatgagcttattcctACAAGAACAATCACAAgatggagaatgtgtatagactataagaggctcaacactgctacaaagaaggatcatttccccctgcctttcattgatcaaatgcttgagaggttagctagtcatgctttttattgttttctagatggatattctggatataatcaaattgcagtggaccctcaagatcaagagaagacagcattcacatgcccctttggagtatttgcctacaggagaATGCCGTTTGGACTCTGTAATGCTCCAGCAACTTTTtagaggtgtatgctttcaattttttctgacatggttgaaaagttcattgaggtatttatggatgacttttctgtttttggtaattcttttgaatcctaccttaagcatttatctctcgtcttaaaatggtgtcaagaatcaaaccttgttttgaattgggaaaaatgccattttatggtcacagaaggtattgttcttggacacCGGATTTCAAGTAAGGGGATTGAGGTTGACAGAGCAAAGGTGgagataattgaaaaattaccaccaccagcaaatgttaaggcagtcaggagtttcttgggtcatgcaggattttataggagatttataaaggacttctctaaaattgctaaaccaTTGAGCAACATGTTGGTTGTTGATGTTctttttgtctttgattttgattgtctacatgcttttgaaactctgaaagcaaaccttacctctgcTCTTATTATAGCTCCCCTTGACTGGgatttaccatttgaattgatgtgtgatgccagtgatttTTCTATAGGAGCTATTTTAGGCcagaggcatggtaagcttgtacatgtcatttactatgctattCGGGTATTAAATGAtgcacaaaagaattacacaactacagaaaaggaattattagctattgtgtatgctgttgataagtttaggtcctatttacttggttctaaggttattatttatactgatcatgctgctttaaagtaccttctaaccaaacaggattctaaaccaagattaatcatatgggtgttgctccttcaggagtctgatattgagataaaagataagaaagggTCAGAAATTCAAGTAGCTGACCATCTTTCCAGAATTGAGCCTGAAGCAGGAGTACAATCACCCATAGCTGTGACTAAGACATTTC
The genomic region above belongs to Arachis duranensis cultivar V14167 chromosome 3, aradu.V14167.gnm2.J7QH, whole genome shotgun sequence and contains:
- the LOC107478733 gene encoding uncharacterized protein LOC107478733, producing the protein MGLERTGAERKMQLQELENLLLEAYDNSRLYKEKMKAMHDKHSKRREFRPGELVLLYNSRLRLMPGKPRSRWEVPYRVEKAEPYGVFHLSHPSSSKFIKVNGHRLKLYHGEQMKKSKELEIFLLEDPPTVDD